The following coding sequences lie in one Streptomyces sp. NBC_00510 genomic window:
- a CDS encoding alpha/beta hydrolase: MIAVRDTDGIPRRRLRGALAVLSTCGLLLTAACATAGPLQPSPDAGRAAADPAAGVPPELRRYYEQHLDWEACQDVPGFQCATVTVPLDYARPEAGDITLTAARVRATGDAGARVGSLQINPGGPGESAVDYLVAAAGTFSPATRSAYDLVAVDPRGVQYSTPVDCATDSPATPMGFGLRLSGDAAEITDSYEAFEELADACEEHAGELLPHLGTPDAARDMDVVRALLGDERLHYLGYSYGTYLGATYAELFPSRVGRMVLDGAVDPAIDGYRENLDSTAGYQLAWDSFAADCAARPDCPVGHSVAEAGRVLDGLRDKLDAGPLRQGKDITITGEDLLTAVITALREASWEELRTMLRQILAGDTTELQQFAGTDEGDSGNAADALLAVDCLSSTLGARFSEAQAQAALPAFLHASPQFGTSLATFLVLCTHWPVPATQTPHSIAAPGAAPILVVGTTRDPATPYPWAQSLARQLDSGHLLTYDGDGHTAYHRGSPCIDDAVDLYLTHGELPAPGTICG, from the coding sequence ATGATCGCTGTACGGGACACCGACGGGATACCCCGGCGCAGGCTGCGCGGCGCGCTCGCGGTGCTGAGCACCTGCGGGCTCCTGCTGACCGCTGCCTGCGCCACCGCCGGCCCGCTGCAGCCGTCCCCCGACGCCGGCCGGGCGGCCGCGGACCCCGCGGCGGGCGTACCCCCGGAGCTGCGGCGCTACTACGAGCAGCACCTCGACTGGGAAGCCTGCCAGGACGTGCCCGGCTTCCAGTGCGCCACCGTGACGGTGCCCCTGGACTACGCCCGCCCGGAAGCGGGCGACATCACCCTGACCGCCGCCCGCGTGCGGGCCACCGGCGACGCCGGCGCCCGTGTCGGCTCGCTCCAGATCAACCCCGGCGGCCCCGGCGAGTCCGCCGTCGACTACCTGGTCGCCGCCGCCGGCACCTTCTCCCCGGCCACGCGCTCCGCGTACGACCTGGTCGCCGTCGACCCGCGCGGCGTGCAGTACAGCACCCCCGTGGACTGCGCCACCGACAGCCCGGCCACCCCCATGGGCTTCGGCCTGCGGCTGTCCGGTGACGCGGCCGAGATCACCGACTCCTACGAGGCGTTCGAGGAACTCGCCGACGCCTGCGAGGAGCACGCCGGGGAACTGCTGCCCCACCTCGGCACCCCCGACGCGGCACGCGACATGGACGTCGTCCGCGCCCTCCTCGGCGACGAGCGCCTGCACTACCTCGGCTACTCCTACGGCACCTACCTCGGCGCGACCTACGCCGAGCTGTTCCCCTCGCGGGTCGGCCGCATGGTCCTCGACGGCGCCGTCGACCCCGCTATCGACGGCTACCGCGAGAACCTGGACAGCACCGCCGGGTACCAGCTGGCCTGGGACTCCTTCGCCGCCGACTGCGCCGCCCGCCCCGACTGCCCGGTGGGCCACTCCGTCGCGGAGGCCGGCCGCGTCCTCGACGGCCTGCGGGACAAGCTGGACGCCGGCCCGCTGCGCCAGGGCAAGGACATCACCATCACCGGCGAGGACCTCCTCACCGCGGTCATCACGGCCCTGCGCGAGGCCTCCTGGGAGGAACTGCGCACCATGCTGCGCCAGATCCTGGCCGGCGACACCACCGAACTGCAGCAGTTCGCCGGCACGGACGAAGGCGACTCCGGCAACGCCGCGGACGCCCTCCTCGCCGTCGACTGCCTCAGCTCCACCCTCGGCGCCCGCTTCTCCGAGGCCCAGGCCCAGGCCGCACTGCCCGCCTTCCTGCACGCCTCGCCCCAATTCGGCACCTCACTGGCCACGTTCCTGGTGCTGTGCACCCACTGGCCCGTCCCGGCGACCCAGACCCCGCACTCCATCGCCGCCCCCGGCGCCGCCCCCATCCTCGTCGTCGGCACCACCCGCGACCCCGCCACCCCGTACCCCTGGGCCCAGTCCCTCGCCCGTCAACTCGACTCCGGCCACCTCCTCACCTACGACGGCGACGGCCACACCGCCTACCACCGCGGCAGCCCCTGCATCGACGACGCCGTCGACCTCTACCTGACCCACGGCGAACTCCCCGCCCCCGGCACGATCTGCGGCTGA
- a CDS encoding N-acetyltransferase: MTDTQQPLVPPDFVVPDPPATDRFRLEPLGPQHNAADHAAWTSGIDHIRATPGFEGRSWPPPDGMSLEANLEDLRKHAEDFERRTGFTYTVLSVPGGDVIGCVYVYGSRTEPGVINVRSWVSAPHAALDAALHRVVSDWLARAWPFERIAYAPR; this comes from the coding sequence ATGACCGACACCCAACAGCCCCTCGTCCCGCCGGACTTCGTCGTCCCGGACCCGCCCGCCACCGACCGCTTCCGCCTGGAACCCCTCGGCCCGCAGCACAACGCCGCCGACCATGCCGCCTGGACGTCCGGCATCGACCACATCCGCGCCACCCCCGGCTTCGAGGGCCGCTCCTGGCCGCCGCCGGACGGGATGAGCCTGGAGGCCAACCTGGAGGACCTGCGCAAGCACGCGGAGGACTTCGAGCGGCGGACCGGCTTCACCTACACCGTCCTGTCCGTCCCCGGCGGCGACGTCATCGGCTGCGTGTACGTCTACGGCTCCCGCACCGAGCCCGGCGTCATCAACGTCCGCTCCTGGGTCAGCGCCCCCCACGCCGCCCTGGACGCCGCACTCCACCGCGTCGTCAGCGACTGGCTGGCCCGCGCCTGGCCCTTCGAGCGCATCGCCTACGCGCCCCGCTGA
- a CDS encoding DUF6191 domain-containing protein: MGVEFVVFMTLPGLVILLIGVAFVDQVLRAGRWGGRSGQVSATGFEQLHASFSPGKRSELDERRATLMLRDEEGDGAPPRSRVDLGRGTALIVVPGCDRSG; the protein is encoded by the coding sequence ATGGGTGTCGAGTTCGTGGTCTTCATGACGCTGCCGGGCCTGGTGATCCTGCTGATCGGGGTGGCCTTCGTCGACCAGGTGCTGCGGGCGGGCCGGTGGGGCGGACGGAGCGGGCAGGTCTCCGCGACCGGTTTCGAGCAGCTGCACGCGAGCTTCTCGCCGGGCAAGCGGAGCGAGTTGGACGAGCGCCGGGCGACGCTGATGCTGCGCGACGAGGAGGGCGATGGGGCGCCCCCGCGGTCGCGGGTGGACCTGGGGCGGGGGACGGCGCTGATCGTCGTTCCGGGGTGTGATCGCAGCGGGTGA
- a CDS encoding prolyl oligopeptidase family serine peptidase: MSDVMAGMPDWEKRFRAPRVGLPEWAEDAPHRSLFVSNATGTYELYAWDRTTGAQRQVTDRPNGTSDGTLTPDGAWVWWFADTDGDEFGVWMRQPFAGGPDEPAAPGLEPSYPAGLALGRGGLSVVGRSTDEEGTTIHVVRPGAEPVEIYRHEESGGVGALSEDGTLVVVEHTEHGDAMHSALRVVTTDGTTVAELDDSEGGTKELGLECLGFAPVAGDARLLVAHQRRGRWEPMVWDVAAGTETALAIDLPGDVAAEWYPDGTALLVVHSYRARSEIYRYGLADGELTRLDTPAGSVSGATARPDGTVEFLWSSAAAPSEVRSTTGAVVLEAPGERAPGSLPVEDVWVDGPGGPVHALVQRPARGEGPYPTVFEIHGGPTWHDSDAFAAGPAAWLDHGYAVVRVNYRGSTGYGREWTDALKHRVGLIELEDIAAVRTWAVESGFADPARLVLSGGSWGGFLTLLGLGTQPELWTVGLAAVPVADYVTAYGDEMEALKALDRTLFGGSPEEVPDRYEASSPITYVARVKAPVYVSAGLNDPRCPIRQIDNYVERLAGLGKAHEVYRYDAGHGSLVVDERIKQLRLELDFVRRHLGG, translated from the coding sequence ATGAGCGACGTCATGGCTGGTATGCCGGATTGGGAGAAGCGCTTCCGGGCGCCACGCGTCGGACTGCCGGAGTGGGCGGAGGACGCCCCCCACCGCAGCCTGTTCGTGTCGAATGCGACGGGTACCTACGAGCTGTACGCGTGGGACCGGACGACCGGGGCGCAGCGGCAGGTCACCGACCGGCCGAACGGCACGTCGGACGGGACGCTGACGCCGGACGGCGCGTGGGTGTGGTGGTTCGCGGACACCGACGGGGACGAGTTCGGGGTCTGGATGCGGCAGCCCTTCGCGGGCGGCCCGGACGAGCCGGCCGCGCCCGGTCTGGAGCCCTCGTACCCTGCGGGGCTGGCGCTGGGCCGGGGCGGGCTGTCGGTGGTCGGCCGCTCCACCGACGAGGAGGGCACGACGATCCACGTCGTGCGTCCCGGGGCGGAGCCGGTGGAGATCTACCGGCACGAGGAGTCGGGCGGGGTCGGCGCGCTGTCGGAGGACGGCACGCTGGTCGTCGTCGAGCACACCGAGCACGGCGACGCGATGCACTCGGCGCTGCGGGTCGTCACGACGGACGGCACGACGGTCGCGGAGCTGGACGACAGCGAGGGCGGCACGAAGGAACTGGGCCTGGAGTGCCTGGGGTTCGCCCCCGTGGCCGGCGACGCCCGGCTGCTGGTGGCGCACCAGCGGCGCGGCCGCTGGGAGCCGATGGTCTGGGACGTCGCGGCGGGCACGGAGACCGCCCTGGCGATCGACCTGCCCGGTGACGTCGCGGCGGAGTGGTACCCGGACGGCACCGCGCTGCTGGTGGTGCACTCCTACCGGGCCCGCAGCGAGATCTACCGCTACGGGCTGGCGGACGGGGAGCTGACCCGGCTGGACACCCCGGCGGGCTCGGTGAGCGGCGCGACGGCCCGCCCCGACGGCACGGTGGAGTTCCTGTGGTCGTCGGCGGCGGCGCCCTCCGAGGTGCGGTCGACGACCGGCGCCGTGGTGCTGGAGGCGCCGGGCGAGCGGGCCCCGGGCTCGCTGCCGGTGGAGGACGTGTGGGTGGACGGGCCCGGCGGGCCGGTGCACGCGCTCGTCCAGCGGCCCGCGCGGGGCGAGGGCCCGTACCCGACGGTGTTCGAGATCCACGGCGGGCCCACCTGGCACGACTCGGACGCCTTCGCGGCCGGCCCGGCGGCCTGGCTGGACCACGGCTACGCGGTGGTGCGGGTCAACTACCGCGGTTCCACGGGCTACGGCCGGGAGTGGACGGACGCGCTCAAGCACCGCGTCGGCCTGATCGAGCTGGAGGACATCGCGGCGGTCCGGACGTGGGCGGTGGAGTCGGGCTTCGCCGACCCGGCCCGGCTGGTGCTGTCCGGCGGCTCCTGGGGCGGCTTCCTGACGCTGCTGGGGCTGGGCACCCAGCCCGAGCTGTGGACGGTGGGCCTGGCGGCGGTGCCGGTCGCGGACTACGTGACGGCGTACGGCGACGAGATGGAGGCGCTGAAGGCGCTGGACCGCACCCTGTTCGGCGGGTCCCCCGAGGAGGTCCCGGACCGCTACGAGGCGTCCTCGCCGATCACGTACGTGGCGCGGGTCAAGGCCCCGGTCTACGTCTCGGCGGGCCTCAACGACCCGCGCTGCCCGATCCGGCAGATCGACAACTACGTCGAGCGGCTGGCGGGCCTGGGCAAGGCGCACGAGGTCTACCGCTACGACGCCGGGCACGGCTCGCTCGTCGTCGACGAGCGGATCAAGCAGCTACGACTGGAGCTGGACTTCGTCCGGCGCCACCTCGGCGGCTGA
- a CDS encoding SURF1 family protein: MYRFLLSPRWLGGHLFMVCAVVLCTFMGSWQLSRFEARVDSHRAAQDKPAATARDAAPLERLLPRATSALTTETAGRTVRATGRYDTAHQFLVPGREVDGRTGYYVLTPLLTGDGAAALPVVRGWLPGDADRASAADVPAPPAGEVTVTGALQAPESADSDGAIGRGGLAEGQLGIISAASLVNLVPYQVYGAWITQTEAVRAPLRAVPPVAPSGTGLDLKAFQNLGYTGEWFVFAGFVVFMWFRLVRREAETRRDAELGLTGEEGPAAASAAEVAPDEVQLQS, from the coding sequence GTGTACCGGTTCCTGCTGTCCCCCCGCTGGCTGGGCGGGCACCTCTTCATGGTGTGCGCCGTGGTCCTCTGCACGTTCATGGGCAGCTGGCAGCTGAGCCGGTTCGAGGCCCGCGTCGACAGCCACCGCGCCGCCCAGGACAAGCCCGCGGCCACCGCCCGGGACGCGGCGCCGCTGGAGCGCCTGCTGCCGCGGGCGACCTCCGCGCTCACCACCGAGACGGCCGGCCGCACAGTACGGGCCACCGGCCGCTACGACACGGCGCACCAGTTCCTCGTGCCCGGCCGCGAGGTCGACGGACGCACCGGCTACTACGTGCTCACCCCGCTGCTGACCGGCGACGGCGCCGCCGCCCTGCCCGTCGTCCGCGGCTGGCTGCCCGGCGACGCGGACCGCGCGTCCGCCGCCGACGTGCCCGCACCGCCCGCCGGGGAGGTCACCGTCACCGGGGCCCTGCAGGCCCCCGAGAGCGCCGACAGCGACGGCGCGATCGGCCGCGGCGGGCTCGCCGAGGGACAGCTGGGGATCATCAGTGCGGCGTCCCTGGTCAACCTCGTCCCGTACCAGGTGTACGGCGCCTGGATCACCCAGACCGAGGCCGTCCGCGCGCCCCTGCGGGCCGTCCCGCCGGTCGCGCCGAGCGGCACCGGCCTGGACCTCAAGGCCTTCCAGAACCTCGGCTACACCGGCGAGTGGTTCGTCTTCGCGGGCTTCGTGGTCTTCATGTGGTTCCGGCTCGTCCGGCGGGAGGCCGAGACCCGGCGCGACGCCGAGCTCGGCCTCACCGGGGAGGAGGGGCCGGCCGCGGCCTCAGCCGCCGAGGTGGCGCCGGACGAAGTCCAGCTCCAGTCGTAG
- a CDS encoding SigE family RNA polymerase sigma factor: MGRGSAPARPHVRRPSRAVGGIPVIAPWPVVQAPSDRDRGDTDAAMSVGTTVDHLTETYRAHYRSLLGLAALLLDDTASCEDVVQEAFIRVHSARKRVREPEKTLAYLRQTVVNLSRSALRRRIMGMRLLSKPMPDMASAEEGAYEALERDELKAALRKLQRRQREVLVMRYFADMTEAQVAETLGISLGSVKAYGSRGLAALRVAMEAPA, translated from the coding sequence GTGGGGCGGGGCAGCGCTCCGGCGCGTCCGCACGTCCGGCGGCCGTCGCGCGCGGTCGGCGGCATCCCGGTGATCGCGCCCTGGCCTGTGGTGCAGGCGCCCTCGGACCGCGACCGCGGCGACACTGACGCCGCGATGTCAGTCGGGACCACCGTCGACCACCTCACCGAGACCTACCGGGCCCACTACCGCTCGCTGCTCGGCCTCGCCGCACTCCTGCTGGACGACACCGCCTCCTGCGAGGACGTCGTCCAGGAGGCCTTCATCCGTGTCCACTCGGCCCGCAAGCGGGTCCGCGAACCCGAGAAGACCCTCGCCTACCTCCGGCAGACCGTCGTCAACCTCTCCCGCTCCGCGCTGCGCCGCCGCATCATGGGCATGCGGCTGCTGTCCAAGCCCATGCCCGACATGGCGAGCGCCGAGGAGGGGGCGTACGAGGCGCTGGAGCGCGACGAGCTGAAGGCGGCCCTGCGCAAGCTGCAGCGCCGGCAGCGCGAGGTCCTCGTCATGCGCTACTTCGCCGACATGACCGAAGCCCAAGTAGCCGAGACCCTCGGCATTTCCCTAGGCTCGGTGAAGGCGTACGGCTCGCGTGGTCTCGCGGCGCTCCGCGTCGCGATGGAGGCCCCGGCATGA
- a CDS encoding aspartate kinase produces the protein MGLVVQKYGGSSVADAEGIKRVAKRIVDAKKSGHQVVVVVSAMGDTTDELIELAEQVSPMPTGREFDMLLTAGERISMALLAMAIKNLGHEAQSFTGSQAGVITDSVHNKARIIDVTPGRIRTALDQGNIAIVAGFQGVSQDSKDITTLGRGGSDTTAVALAAALDAGVCEIYTDVDGVFTADPRVVKKARKIDWISSEDMLELASSGSKVLLHRCVEYARRYNIPIHVRSSFSGLQGTWVSNEPREDQTGMEHAIISGVAHDTSEAKVTVVGVPDKPGEAAVIFRAIADAEINIDMVVQNVSAAATGLTDISFTLPKADGPRAIEALKRVQGTIGFETLRYDDQIAKISLVGAGMKTNPGVTAQFFEALSNAGVNIELISTSEIRISVVTRADDVNEAVRAVHSAFGLDSETDEAVVYGGTGR, from the coding sequence GTGGGCCTTGTCGTGCAGAAGTACGGCGGCTCCTCCGTTGCGGATGCCGAGGGCATCAAGCGCGTTGCCAAGCGGATCGTCGATGCCAAGAAGAGCGGCCACCAGGTGGTCGTCGTGGTCTCGGCGATGGGTGACACGACGGACGAGTTGATCGAGCTCGCCGAACAGGTATCTCCGATGCCTACCGGCCGCGAGTTCGACATGCTGCTGACCGCCGGAGAACGGATCTCCATGGCCCTGCTGGCGATGGCGATCAAAAACCTCGGACACGAGGCGCAGTCGTTCACCGGCAGCCAGGCGGGTGTCATCACCGACTCCGTCCACAACAAAGCGCGCATCATCGACGTCACGCCGGGCCGCATCCGCACCGCCCTCGACCAGGGCAACATCGCGATCGTGGCCGGCTTCCAGGGGGTGTCCCAGGACAGCAAGGACATCACGACGCTGGGCCGGGGCGGCTCCGACACCACCGCGGTGGCGCTGGCGGCGGCCCTGGACGCCGGGGTGTGCGAGATCTACACCGACGTCGACGGCGTGTTCACCGCCGACCCGCGCGTGGTGAAGAAGGCGCGGAAGATCGACTGGATCTCCTCCGAGGACATGCTGGAGCTCGCCAGCTCCGGCTCCAAGGTGCTGCTCCATCGCTGCGTGGAGTACGCCCGCCGTTACAACATCCCGATCCACGTCCGGTCGTCGTTCTCCGGCCTCCAGGGCACTTGGGTCAGCAATGAGCCGCGAGAGGACCAGACGGGCATGGAGCACGCGATCATCTCCGGTGTCGCGCACGACACATCCGAGGCCAAGGTGACGGTCGTCGGTGTGCCCGACAAGCCGGGCGAGGCGGCCGTGATCTTCCGGGCGATCGCGGACGCCGAGATCAACATCGACATGGTGGTGCAGAACGTGTCGGCCGCGGCCACCGGCCTGACCGACATCTCCTTCACCCTCCCCAAGGCCGACGGCCCGAGGGCGATCGAGGCCCTGAAGCGCGTCCAGGGCACCATCGGTTTCGAGACGCTCCGCTACGACGACCAGATCGCCAAGATCTCGCTGGTCGGCGCCGGCATGAAGACCAACCCCGGTGTCACGGCGCAGTTCTTCGAGGCGCTGTCCAACGCGGGCGTGAACATCGAGCTGATCTCGACCTCCGAGATCCGCATCTCGGTCGTCACCCGCGCCGACGACGTCAACGAGGCCGTGCGCGCCGTGCACTCCGCGTTCGGCCTGGACAGCGAAACCGACGAAGCGGTCGTCTACGGAGGAACAGGCCGCTGA
- a CDS encoding DUF5063 domain-containing protein, translating into MSDNALDPDDFASSISDQIESFILSVREVAKGDDPDSAVPYLLLEVSQLLLAGGRLGAHEDIVPEERYEPDIGPEPDADELRQRLAVLLEPIDVYSEVFDPYVPRSTPVACRISDDLADVVTDLAHGLAHFREGRVSEALWWWQFSYLSNWGPTASASLRALQSLVAHVRLDSPLDALDGLDTDHGADDEERLAAEAGRVMAAEIAKPLGLRPSR; encoded by the coding sequence ATGTCTGACAACGCCCTGGACCCCGACGACTTCGCCTCCTCGATCTCGGACCAGATCGAGAGCTTCATCCTGTCGGTACGGGAGGTCGCCAAGGGCGACGACCCCGACAGCGCGGTGCCCTACCTGCTGCTGGAGGTCTCCCAGCTGCTGCTGGCCGGGGGCCGCCTCGGGGCGCACGAGGACATCGTCCCGGAGGAGCGCTACGAGCCCGACATCGGCCCGGAGCCCGACGCCGACGAGCTGCGCCAGCGGCTCGCGGTGCTGCTGGAGCCGATCGACGTCTACTCCGAGGTCTTCGACCCCTACGTGCCGCGCAGCACGCCGGTGGCCTGCCGGATCTCCGACGACCTCGCTGACGTGGTGACGGACCTCGCGCACGGCCTGGCGCACTTCCGCGAGGGCCGGGTCAGCGAGGCGCTGTGGTGGTGGCAGTTCTCCTACCTGTCCAACTGGGGGCCGACCGCCTCGGCCTCGCTGCGGGCCCTGCAGTCCCTCGTCGCCCATGTGCGGCTGGACAGCCCGCTGGACGCGCTGGACGGACTGGACACCGACCACGGCGCGGACGACGAGGAGAGGCTCGCCGCCGAGGCCGGCCGGGTCATGGCCGCCGAGATCGCCAAGCCGCTGGGGCTGCGCCCCAGCCGCTGA
- the recR gene encoding recombination mediator RecR: MYEGVVQDLIDELGRLPGVGPKSAQRIAFHILQADPADVRRLAHALSEVKAKVRFCAVCGNVAEADQCRVCRDPRRDPAVICVVEEPKDVVAIERTREFRGRYHVLGGAISPIEGVGPDDLRIRELLARLADGSVTELILATDPNLEGEATATYLARMVKPMGLKVTRLASGLPVGGDLEYADEVTLGRAFEGRRLLDV, translated from the coding sequence GTGTACGAGGGCGTGGTTCAGGACCTGATCGACGAGCTGGGCAGGCTGCCCGGCGTGGGTCCCAAGAGCGCGCAGCGGATCGCCTTCCACATCCTGCAGGCGGATCCCGCCGACGTCCGGCGGCTCGCGCACGCCCTCAGCGAGGTGAAGGCGAAGGTCCGGTTCTGCGCGGTCTGCGGCAACGTCGCCGAGGCCGACCAGTGCCGGGTCTGCCGTGATCCGCGCCGCGACCCGGCCGTCATCTGCGTGGTCGAGGAACCCAAGGACGTGGTGGCGATCGAGCGGACCCGCGAGTTCCGCGGCCGCTACCACGTGCTCGGCGGCGCGATCAGTCCGATCGAGGGGGTCGGCCCGGACGACCTGCGCATACGGGAGCTGCTGGCGCGGCTCGCGGACGGCAGCGTCACCGAGCTGATCCTGGCCACCGACCCCAACCTCGAGGGGGAGGCGACGGCCACGTATCTCGCACGCATGGTCAAACCGATGGGACTGAAGGTCACCCGTCTCGCGAGCGGCCTGCCGGTCGGCGGCGACTTGGAGTACGCCGACGAGGTCACGCTCGGCCGGGCCTTTGAAGGAAGGCGGCTGCTTGATGTCTGA
- a CDS encoding YbaB/EbfC family nucleoid-associated protein encodes MIPGGGQPNMQQLLKQAQKMQQDLAAAQQELAETEIEGTAGGGLVKATVTGAGELRGLVIDPKAVDPEDTETLADLVVAAVHNATASAQELQQSKLGPLAQGLGGIPGLPF; translated from the coding sequence GTGATCCCCGGTGGTGGTCAGCCGAACATGCAGCAGCTGCTCAAGCAGGCACAGAAGATGCAGCAGGACCTCGCGGCGGCCCAGCAGGAGCTCGCCGAGACCGAGATCGAGGGTACGGCCGGCGGTGGCCTGGTGAAGGCGACCGTGACCGGAGCCGGTGAGCTGCGGGGTCTGGTCATCGACCCCAAGGCGGTCGATCCTGAGGACACGGAGACGCTGGCCGATCTGGTCGTCGCCGCCGTGCACAACGCGACCGCGAGCGCGCAGGAGCTGCAGCAGAGCAAGCTCGGCCCGCTCGCCCAGGGGCTCGGGGGCATCCCCGGCCTTCCTTTCTAG